A genomic window from Pseudomonas cavernicola includes:
- a CDS encoding beta (1-6) glucans synthase, with the protein MPATARFPVLAYLFACLLALFALTGLWYGLGQPIVLPDAATPTHKLQCASYTPFDKDQSPFDQPFALRPERMDADLALLATRFHCIRTYSMTGLEAIPALARKHGLKLMLGAWVNGNPLDTQKEVEALIKSANENPDVVQSVIVGNETLLRKEVTGAQLTKLIGQVKAQVKQPVTYADVWEFWLQYPEVAPAVDFLTIHLLPYWEDDPAGIDKALAHVAEIRQVFGNKFAPKDILIGETGWPSEGRQRETALPSRVNEAKFIRGFVAMAEQNGWHYNLIEAFDQPWKRVSEGAVGGYWGLFDADRQEKSVLAGPVSNLPNWTVWLSVGGLIFLATLLLAGRPASTRAALILPLLAALGAACIGLWGELARVTSRFAGEWLWAAFLVGLNLLVLAHAALALSAKVGWRARIYAWLQARGGWWLAAAGFAGAVLMLSLVFDPRYRSFPSAALVLPAVVYLCRPVAGPRREIAVLTLIIGAGVIPQLYQETLGNLQAIGWALVSVLLVAALWRSLRFRTK; encoded by the coding sequence ATGCCCGCTACCGCCCGCTTCCCCGTCCTAGCCTATTTATTCGCCTGTCTGCTCGCCCTGTTTGCCCTCACTGGGCTCTGGTATGGCCTCGGTCAGCCGATTGTCCTGCCGGATGCGGCGACGCCGACGCACAAGTTGCAGTGTGCCTCTTACACGCCGTTCGATAAGGATCAGTCGCCCTTCGACCAGCCTTTCGCCCTGCGCCCGGAGCGGATGGATGCGGATCTGGCGCTACTGGCCACGCGTTTCCACTGCATACGCACCTATTCCATGACCGGTCTCGAAGCCATTCCCGCGTTGGCTCGAAAGCATGGTTTGAAGCTGATGCTGGGTGCCTGGGTTAACGGCAACCCCCTGGACACCCAGAAAGAAGTCGAGGCGCTGATCAAGTCCGCCAACGAGAACCCCGACGTCGTACAGTCGGTGATCGTCGGCAATGAAACCCTGCTGCGCAAAGAAGTCACCGGCGCCCAACTGACAAAACTGATCGGCCAGGTGAAGGCTCAGGTCAAACAACCGGTGACCTACGCCGACGTCTGGGAGTTCTGGCTGCAGTATCCGGAAGTCGCGCCCGCCGTGGACTTCCTGACCATCCACCTGCTGCCTTACTGGGAAGACGACCCTGCGGGGATCGACAAGGCCCTGGCGCACGTCGCCGAGATCCGCCAAGTGTTTGGCAACAAATTCGCCCCGAAGGACATCCTGATCGGCGAAACCGGCTGGCCAAGCGAAGGCCGGCAGCGTGAAACCGCACTGCCGAGCCGGGTCAACGAAGCCAAATTCATCCGTGGCTTCGTCGCCATGGCTGAACAGAATGGCTGGCACTACAACCTGATCGAAGCCTTCGATCAGCCCTGGAAGCGCGTCAGCGAAGGCGCCGTGGGTGGTTATTGGGGTCTATTCGATGCCGATCGCCAAGAAAAGTCCGTACTCGCCGGCCCGGTTTCCAACCTGCCGAACTGGACTGTTTGGCTGAGCGTCGGCGGGCTGATCTTCCTCGCCACCCTGCTGCTGGCCGGGCGCCCGGCTTCCACCCGCGCCGCCCTGATTTTGCCGCTACTGGCCGCCCTCGGCGCCGCCTGCATCGGTCTCTGGGGCGAGTTGGCGCGAGTCACCAGCCGCTTTGCCGGTGAGTGGCTGTGGGCTGCGTTCCTGGTGGGCTTGAATCTTCTGGTGCTGGCACATGCCGCGCTGGCACTGTCAGCCAAAGTGGGCTGGCGCGCCCGCATCTACGCCTGGCTACAAGCACGCGGCGGCTGGTGGCTGGCCGCCGCCGGCTTCGCCGGTGCGGTACTGATGCTCAGCCTGGTATTCGACCCGCGCTACCGCAGCTTCCCCAGCGCAGCGCTGGTGCTGCCGGCCGTGGTGTACCTGTGCCGCCCGGTAGCGGGCCCACGCCGTGAAATCGCCGTACTGACCTTGATCATCGGCGCCGGCGTCATTCCGCAGCTGTACCAGGAGACCCTCGGCAACCTGCAAGCCATCGGCTGGGCGCTGGTCAGCGTGCTGCTGGTTGCGGCGCTTTGGCGCAGTTTGCGCTTCAGAACAAAGTGA
- a CDS encoding GNAT family N-acetyltransferase: MSRIQLRPAQRDDIPLILGLIRELAEYEKLSEHVVADAAQMAEHLFGSRPFAEVLIGELDGEPVGFALFFHNYSTFLGKPGIYLEDLYVRSSARGTGLGKALLAELAHLAVSRGCGRLEWAVLDWNEPALGFYHSLGARPQDDWTGYRLSGAALSELAQHAG, from the coding sequence ATGTCCCGCATTCAGCTACGCCCCGCCCAGCGCGACGACATCCCACTCATCCTCGGTTTGATCCGTGAACTCGCCGAGTACGAAAAACTCAGCGAGCACGTCGTCGCCGACGCGGCGCAGATGGCCGAACACCTGTTCGGCTCGCGGCCGTTTGCCGAAGTGCTGATCGGTGAGCTGGATGGCGAGCCCGTCGGTTTTGCGCTGTTCTTCCACAACTATTCGACCTTCCTCGGCAAACCCGGCATTTATCTGGAAGACCTCTATGTGCGCAGCAGCGCCCGTGGTACGGGACTGGGCAAGGCGCTGCTGGCGGAGCTGGCGCACTTGGCCGTGAGTCGCGGTTGTGGTCGGTTGGAATGGGCTGTGTTGGATTGGAACGAGCCCGCGCTTGGCTTCTATCACAGCCTTGGCGCTCGCCCGCAGGATGATTGGACGGGCTATCGCCTGAGCGGTGCCGCCTTGAGCGAGTTGGCGCAGCACGCAGGCTAA
- a CDS encoding alpha/beta fold hydrolase — protein sequence MPRLLGLATLLSGLALSAPLLAADIDAASYGYPLSNPFEATIATTPPELRPELPADADIDQADYDLKLRPEREFELPDNFWPVTKLRYRLAEQEGPAPLVFIIAGTGAHYSSSLTEYLKKLFYGAGYHVVQLSSPTSYDFMTAASRHATPGVSTEDADDLYRVMQAVRAQHPKLEITDFYLTGYSLGALDAAFVSHLDETRRSFNFKKVLLLNPPVNLYTSITNLDRLVQTEVKGINDSTTFYELVLGKLTRYFQQKGYIDLNDALLFDFQQSKQHLSNEQMAMLIGTSFRFSSADIAFTSDLINRRGLITPPNYPITESTSLTPFLRRALLCDFDCYIGEQLVPMWRARTDGGSLLQLIDQVSLYALKDYLKTSSKIAVMTNADDLILGPGDLGFLRRTMGERLTVYPYGGHCGNLNYRVNAHDMLEFFRG from the coding sequence ATGCCCCGTCTTCTAGGTCTTGCTACGCTCTTGAGCGGCCTCGCCTTGAGTGCGCCGCTGCTGGCGGCCGATATCGATGCCGCCAGCTATGGTTACCCTCTGAGCAACCCGTTCGAGGCGACCATCGCCACCACCCCGCCGGAACTACGCCCGGAGCTGCCCGCCGACGCCGATATCGACCAGGCGGACTACGACCTCAAGCTGCGCCCGGAGCGCGAGTTCGAGCTGCCGGACAACTTCTGGCCGGTGACCAAGTTGCGCTATCGCCTGGCTGAGCAGGAAGGCCCGGCGCCCCTGGTCTTCATCATCGCCGGCACCGGCGCACACTATTCCAGCAGCCTGACCGAATACCTGAAAAAGCTGTTCTACGGCGCCGGCTACCACGTGGTGCAACTGTCCTCACCGACCAGTTATGACTTCATGACGGCAGCCTCGCGCCATGCCACCCCAGGTGTCTCGACTGAGGATGCCGATGATCTGTACCGGGTCATGCAGGCCGTCCGCGCCCAGCACCCTAAGCTTGAGATTACCGATTTCTACCTGACCGGTTATAGCCTCGGTGCCCTGGATGCGGCCTTCGTCAGCCACCTCGATGAAACGCGGCGCAGCTTCAACTTCAAAAAAGTGCTGCTGCTGAACCCACCGGTCAACCTCTACACCTCGATCACCAACCTCGATCGCCTGGTGCAAACCGAGGTCAAAGGTATCAACGACAGCACCACCTTCTATGAGCTGGTCCTCGGCAAGCTGACCCGTTACTTCCAGCAAAAAGGCTATATCGACCTCAACGATGCCCTGCTCTTCGACTTCCAACAGTCCAAACAGCACTTGTCGAACGAACAAATGGCCATGCTGATCGGCACCTCGTTTCGCTTCTCCTCGGCGGATATCGCCTTTACCTCCGACCTGATCAACCGCCGTGGCCTGATCACCCCGCCGAACTACCCAATCACCGAAAGCACCAGCCTCACACCCTTCCTCAGGCGTGCGTTGCTGTGCGACTTCGACTGCTATATCGGCGAACAACTGGTGCCGATGTGGCGCGCCCGCACGGATGGCGGCAGCCTGCTGCAGTTGATCGACCAGGTCAGCCTCTACGCCCTGAAGGACTACCTGAAAACCAGCAGCAAGATCGCCGTGATGACCAACGCCGACGACCTCATCCTCGGCCCTGGCGACCTCGGCTTTCTACGCCGCACCATGGGTGAGCGCCTGACCGTCTACCCGTATGGCGGGCACTGCGGCAACCTCAACTACCGCGTCAACGCCCACGACATGCTGGAGTTCTTCCGTGGCTAA
- a CDS encoding VacJ family lipoprotein → MAKRSFLLALLLASSLAHAERTADPDGFTEPLKELKFNPGLDQREFERSSLDALNVYDPLESWNLRVYQFNYRFDEWVFLPVVHGYRYITPGFLRSGVSNFFSNLGDVPNLLNSLLQLKGQRSMETTGRLLLNTTLGVAGLWDPATMMGLPKQSEDFGQTLGFYGVPAGPYLMLPILGPSNLRDTGGLVADFSVESQINFLNVAEVSGGHPEISALRAVDKRYTTNFRYGQTNSPFEYDKIRYVYTEARKLQIAE, encoded by the coding sequence GTGGCTAAGAGATCATTCCTGCTTGCCCTGCTGCTCGCCAGCAGCCTGGCCCACGCTGAACGGACGGCTGATCCGGATGGTTTCACCGAACCGCTGAAGGAGCTGAAATTCAACCCAGGCCTCGACCAGCGTGAATTCGAGCGCTCGAGCCTCGACGCCCTGAACGTCTACGACCCCCTGGAGTCGTGGAACCTGCGCGTCTACCAATTCAACTACCGCTTCGACGAGTGGGTGTTTCTGCCCGTGGTGCACGGTTACCGCTACATCACCCCCGGTTTCCTGCGCAGCGGAGTGAGTAACTTCTTCAGCAACCTGGGCGATGTTCCCAATCTGCTCAACAGCCTGTTGCAGCTCAAAGGCCAGCGTTCGATGGAAACCACAGGGCGGCTGCTGCTCAACACCACGCTGGGAGTCGCCGGCCTGTGGGACCCGGCAACGATGATGGGCCTGCCCAAGCAGAGTGAAGACTTCGGCCAGACCCTGGGCTTCTACGGCGTGCCCGCGGGCCCTTATCTGATGCTGCCGATACTCGGCCCGTCCAACCTGCGCGACACCGGCGGGTTAGTGGCGGATTTCAGCGTGGAGAGTCAGATCAACTTCCTCAACGTCGCCGAAGTCAGTGGCGGTCACCCGGAAATCAGCGCGCTACGCGCCGTCGACAAGCGCTACACCACCAATTTCCGCTACGGCCAGACCAACTCACCGTTCGAGTACGACAAAATCCGCTACGTCTACACCGAGGCGCGCAAGCTACAAATCGCCGAATAA
- a CDS encoding patatin-like phospholipase family protein, translated as MNQADSPAKPVTGLILSGGGARAAYQVGVLAAIADLLPDATQNPFPVIVGTSAGAVNAVGLACGALHFTEAVRRLTQVWQNFHTHHVYRSDLPGVLRQSYRFLGHSLLGLGKSLPVALLDSSPLRELLARELDFSGIAAAVRMRQLRAVAITAFGYESGQAVTFYQGRATIDPWLRHRRVGVPTRLKLDHLLASASIPLIFPPVKINREYFGDGAVRQSAPISPALHLGANRVLVVGVSGNPQSGDANAIIIRPKTGRPPSLAQIGGHLLNSTFIDSLEGDIELLERLNHMSRLLPAELPSRGLVPKPVEVLVIAPSQPLDQIAARHRHELPRTLRMFLRGPGATKVSGAGVLSYLLFEPGYCNELIELGYQDAMAQKAALVSFLGLDPLATLNP; from the coding sequence ATGAATCAAGCAGACAGCCCTGCCAAGCCGGTCACCGGGCTGATTCTCTCCGGCGGTGGGGCTCGGGCGGCTTATCAGGTGGGGGTGTTGGCGGCGATTGCCGACCTGCTGCCGGATGCCACGCAAAATCCCTTCCCGGTAATAGTCGGCACCTCCGCCGGCGCGGTGAATGCGGTGGGGCTGGCGTGTGGCGCATTGCACTTTACCGAGGCGGTTCGCAGGCTGACCCAGGTTTGGCAAAACTTCCATACCCATCATGTCTATCGCAGCGATCTGCCTGGTGTACTGCGTCAGTCCTATCGTTTTCTCGGTCACAGTCTGCTCGGTCTGGGTAAGAGTTTACCCGTCGCGCTGCTCGACAGTTCGCCGTTGCGTGAATTGCTGGCGCGGGAGCTGGATTTTTCCGGGATCGCCGCGGCGGTGCGGATGCGTCAGTTACGCGCGGTGGCCATCACCGCGTTCGGTTATGAGTCCGGCCAGGCTGTGACCTTCTATCAGGGGCGCGCGACCATCGATCCCTGGCTTCGCCATCGCCGGGTTGGCGTGCCCACCCGTCTGAAGCTCGACCACTTGCTTGCCAGTGCTTCGATCCCGCTGATTTTCCCGCCGGTGAAGATCAATCGCGAATACTTTGGCGATGGCGCTGTACGGCAGTCCGCGCCGATCAGCCCGGCGCTGCACCTGGGCGCCAACCGTGTACTGGTGGTCGGGGTCAGCGGGAATCCGCAGAGTGGCGATGCGAATGCGATCATCATCCGGCCGAAAACCGGGCGTCCGCCAAGCTTGGCGCAGATCGGCGGACATCTGCTCAACAGCACCTTTATCGACAGCTTGGAAGGTGACATCGAACTGCTGGAGCGGCTCAATCATATGAGCCGTTTGCTGCCCGCCGAGCTACCGTCGCGGGGCTTGGTTCCGAAGCCGGTGGAGGTGTTGGTGATCGCCCCGAGTCAGCCACTGGATCAGATTGCCGCACGCCATCGTCACGAGCTACCGCGGACGCTGCGGATGTTCCTGCGTGGACCTGGCGCGACCAAGGTCAGTGGCGCTGGGGTGCTCAGCTATTTGCTATTCGAGCCGGGCTACTGCAATGAGCTGATTGAGCTGGGTTATCAGGATGCCATGGCGCAGAAGGCCGCGCTGGTCAGCTTTCTCGGTCTAGATCCGCTTGCCACGCTCAATCCGTGA
- a CDS encoding lipid A biosynthesis lauroyl acyltransferase — protein sequence MDRPRFRAYFLHPRFWLLWLGLGLLWLITQLPYVVLLKCGRGLGALMYWGARSRRQIAARNLQLCFPDLPAVERKRLLKENFASTGIAFFETAMSWWWPTERLAPLAHIEGLEQLKQAQAEGQGVILMAVHFTTLEIGAALLGQQHTIDGMYREHKNPLFDFVQRRGRERHNLDASAIEREDVRAMLKVLRAGRAIWYAPDQDYGLKQSLFVPLFGISAATVTATTKFARLGKARVVPFTQKRLDDGAGYRLVIHSPLEDFPGESEEADCLRINQWAESAIRECPEQYLWAHRRFKTRPEGEPTLYKKRR from the coding sequence ATGGATCGTCCGCGTTTTCGTGCCTATTTTCTCCATCCGCGCTTCTGGTTGCTGTGGCTGGGCCTTGGTTTGCTGTGGCTGATCACCCAATTGCCCTACGTGGTGTTGCTGAAGTGTGGGCGCGGCTTGGGCGCGTTGATGTATTGGGGCGCCCGTTCGCGTCGACAGATTGCCGCACGTAATTTGCAGCTGTGCTTTCCAGACCTGCCTGCGGTTGAGCGTAAGCGCCTGTTGAAAGAAAACTTCGCCTCTACCGGCATCGCCTTCTTCGAGACGGCGATGAGTTGGTGGTGGCCCACGGAGCGTCTGGCGCCGCTGGCGCATATCGAAGGGCTGGAGCAGCTGAAACAGGCCCAGGCTGAAGGGCAGGGTGTGATTCTGATGGCCGTGCATTTCACCACACTGGAAATCGGCGCCGCGCTTCTTGGTCAACAGCACACCATCGATGGCATGTACCGCGAGCACAAAAATCCGCTGTTCGATTTCGTCCAGCGGCGTGGCCGTGAGCGCCACAACCTGGATGCCAGTGCCATCGAGCGGGAAGATGTGCGCGCCATGCTCAAGGTGCTGCGTGCGGGGCGGGCTATCTGGTATGCGCCGGATCAGGACTACGGCCTTAAGCAGAGTCTGTTCGTGCCTTTGTTCGGGATTTCCGCTGCGACAGTGACCGCGACCACCAAGTTTGCTCGGCTCGGTAAGGCACGGGTCGTGCCCTTCACCCAGAAACGTCTGGATGATGGCGCTGGCTATCGCCTGGTGATCCACTCGCCGCTGGAGGATTTCCCCGGCGAGAGCGAGGAAGCCGATTGCCTGCGTATCAACCAATGGGCCGAAAGCGCTATTCGCGAATGCCCTGAGCAGTATTTGTGGGCTCACCGACGTTTCAAGACCCGGCCGGAAGGTGAACCTACGTTGTACAAAAAGCGCCGTTAG
- the minC gene encoding septum site-determining protein MinC, protein MSQADLLNQDPVFQLKGSMLAITVLELAHNDLARLELQLAEKVAQAPNFFSNTPLVLALDKLPDGEGLLDLSALMAVCRRHGLRTLAIRASREEDIAAATALDLPVLPPSGARERLVEPVEIIAARKKAEKPAEPVAKPTKVITTPVRGGQQVYAQGGDLIVLAPVSAGAELLADGNIHVYAPMRGRALAGVKGDTKARIFCQQMGAEMLSIAGQYKVSEDLRRDPLWGDAVHVSLSGDVLNITRL, encoded by the coding sequence ATGAGCCAAGCCGATCTTCTCAACCAGGACCCCGTGTTCCAGCTCAAGGGCAGCATGCTTGCCATCACGGTGCTGGAGCTGGCACACAACGACCTCGCCCGCCTCGAGCTGCAACTGGCCGAAAAGGTGGCCCAGGCGCCGAACTTCTTCAGCAACACCCCGCTGGTACTGGCGCTGGACAAGCTACCAGATGGTGAAGGCCTGCTCGACCTAAGCGCACTGATGGCCGTCTGTCGCCGCCACGGCCTGCGTACCCTGGCCATCCGCGCCAGCCGCGAAGAAGACATCGCCGCCGCAACCGCTCTCGATCTGCCGGTCTTACCGCCCTCAGGTGCGCGCGAACGGCTGGTCGAGCCAGTCGAAATCATCGCCGCGCGAAAAAAAGCGGAAAAACCTGCAGAACCTGTCGCCAAGCCGACCAAAGTCATCACCACCCCGGTGCGTGGTGGCCAGCAGGTGTATGCCCAAGGCGGCGACTTGATCGTACTGGCACCCGTCAGCGCCGGCGCGGAACTTCTCGCCGATGGCAATATCCATGTTTACGCCCCGATGCGCGGTCGAGCTCTAGCCGGCGTTAAAGGCGACACTAAAGCACGAATTTTTTGCCAGCAAATGGGTGCAGAAATGCTCTCCATTGCCGGTCAATACAAGGTCTCGGAAGACCTCCGGCGCGACCCGCTATGGGGCGACGCAGTACATGTCAGCCTATCGGGTGACGTGTTGAACATCACCCGTCTTTAA